The genomic DNA ATGAACTTGATCAAGTAGTGTCCATCTGCTTTGGCAGTGGCGATGGTATTGAGATTGATGTCCTGGTCAGCCAACACAGCAATCGAATCCAGAAGATCCTTGCTGGAGCCGTTTACTGAGAGCTCAAATTCGGTCGTCATTGTAATCTTCCCCCGATTGTCCGAGGTACGTAATTGCGCTGTTATGTATATATTTTATATGCCATTCATGTCGAATGTGGACAATGTCGAACATCGTGGATTGTCAAAACCCGTTGTTCAATCCGTGATAGTCTTTGCCATGACTCGGGAGAACATTCGAAGAACATTCTAATTGATCGACGATAATGAAAAGAAATGGAGAAAATTGGTGCGACATTGTGGATGCCGCATCGTCGGACTTCACTTCGACGAGTAGTAGGTCATGAGGCAATCGACCCAGGACGATTCGGCCACGAGGTCGAGGCCCACTCCGTCGTAGATGAACTGTCGGGCCCATATCCACCCGTTCATGTTGTACTGCCCCATTGACGGCGGGAACCAGAAGTTCAGCCCGTGAACGGTGTCATGGTACTTCGCGCTGTTGTCCTGGGCAAGGACCGCAGCGTTGAAAGCGCCCTCGAAGGCGTCCACTGCGGCCGTCAGCTCCGGGTGTCCCTCGATCGCTCGAAGACCTTCCACGAACGTGTACACGTCTGGCATCCACTCATATCCCGCCATGTTCGCCCATGTCCCGACAAGGGAATATCCCCTTGCACGTTCTACCTCCTTCATGTGGTCCGGCATGACCGCATTCAAGACAACAGTCAAGTCGCTGAACGCGTCACCAACTGCCGCCATCTTGGACAGGTCCAGCGCGACCATCGTGGCGAAGTCCTGCGAGTAAGTCATCTGGTGGGCATAGTCCCTCTTCGAGCTGTAGTAGAGAACGTACTCGTAGACGATGTTCTTCGCTAGATCGGCAGCGGATATCGTCGGGGTGGTCACCATATCCGTTATGAACATCTCGTACGGCAGGCCATCATATGGCTCCATTGTCTCGGAGGCGACCATGTATGGGACGGCGTCCCTGAGCTCGTAAGCCACCTCGAGAGAGGCCATGTTGCATGCGTCGAATGCGACTAGATCCACACCCTTTCTGTTGATCGCCTTGACGTCCTTCAGTGCTTCCGCGATGCCATGCATAGGCATCAGCACGTCGCCGTTGGTCTCATCCTGGCATATACCGCGCCAGCCGTACCCATGGTCAGATATCAGGAGCATCGTCTTTTTGGCCGGGAAGTTCTTCATGCCCCACAGGGTGAACTTCTCGAGTGTCATAGGGTCGGACGAGTTCATCTCGGGCCACGTGGCAACAACCTTCCTCGTCCCGCCAGATATCTCATAGATCCACGTGCCCATGACTGACTGGATATCCAGGAAGACGACGATGTTCACTTTCTTATTGGACGTCAACGCCTTCTCCCAGGCTTGCATGCAGAACTCGGTCGTGAACTCCAGGTTGTTGTCACAAGCCCAGAAGATCAGTATGGTCCACTCCTTCTCGGAGCTGGCCTTGGATGCCGGCGGGCCGCCCAATACGCCGACGGGCACGGCCAAGGCGAACGCGATCATGACGCTAAGCACACACGCAGTCTTGTTGAATCTCAACCTCGCTCCCCCCTAGTACTACTGACCCCGGTATCGTGAGGCCTGACCATAACCTTTTCCCAGTCTGATCTGAGTACCTCAGTTCTGAACGACGACAGCGCCGGCGCAAAGGAATTATCGATGGGAGCGCATCAAGCGGATGCGGAGTGAGAACGGCTTGAGTTACTCGTTCGACAGGGTGGCGGACAAGTTCGACGAAACTCGGTTCTACCCGGACACGGTCATGGGCGACATACTGAACGCCTTCGAGAAGGTCCTGGTCAAAGGCTCGCGCACACTGGACGCCGGGGTCGGGACCGGCAGGTTCGCGGAGCCTCTGCAGAAGAGGGGGTACGACGTCGTCGGAGTGGACATCTCACCCAGGATGCTTGACAAAGCCAGAGGGAAGGGGACCGAGAACCTGTTCAGAGGGGACCTGTGCGCTTTGCCGTTCAGGGACGCCGTCTTCAGCGTAGCGATCAGCATCCATGTCCTGCACCTGATATCTTCCTGGAGATGTGCCCTAGGCGAGATCGGGCGCGTCACGACCGACAGGTTCCTGTCCGTGGCATTCAACAAAGAAGAGTCGCCAGCGGAAGCGTTCAGACGGCTGTACGAACGGGTGTGCGAGGAGAACGGGTTCGAGATACACCATCCCGGGATGAGGGAGAGGGAGCTGCCGGACCTGCTGCCCGCGGACAGGGTGAGCCTCATCGACTTGCACGAGCACACAATGGAGGTCCCGAAGTTGTTGGACGGATACGAGAACAGGATATTCTCGAGTCAATGGACCGTCCCTGATGAGATACACGAGATTGCCATGGAGGCCATGCACGAGAAGTACGACCGCGTGGACCAGGTCTTCAGCATAGAACGGATCTCCCTCCTCGAATGGAGCATGGACCGCGTGAGGAGTTACGCAGCTGGCCGCTGAGATGGCTTCGGGCTTCGTCTCTACTTTCGTCTAACCGTAGTACATCACTTTATATGCCGAAGGCGAGTTTTCCAGACAGCAGCACAGCAGAAAAACGGCTGCTCAAAGGGGGGCTTTATCGTGGAAATAGAGAAGCTAGCGCCCCATATCGAAGAGATTGCCAGGGCGCTCGGGGATAAGTTGTCAGAGGAACAGATAACAGAAGAATTGCAGAAATACGTCGATGTCTACAGGCTCAGCATCCCGATGGCCAAGAGGACCATCGTGAAGAAGTACGG from Candidatus Thermoplasmatota archaeon includes the following:
- a CDS encoding methyltransferase domain-containing protein; amino-acid sequence: MRSENGLSYSFDRVADKFDETRFYPDTVMGDILNAFEKVLVKGSRTLDAGVGTGRFAEPLQKRGYDVVGVDISPRMLDKARGKGTENLFRGDLCALPFRDAVFSVAISIHVLHLISSWRCALGEIGRVTTDRFLSVAFNKEESPAEAFRRLYERVCEENGFEIHHPGMRERELPDLLPADRVSLIDLHEHTMEVPKLLDGYENRIFSSQWTVPDEIHEIAMEAMHEKYDRVDQVFSIERISLLEWSMDRVRSYAAGR